From the Salvelinus fontinalis isolate EN_2023a chromosome 21, ASM2944872v1, whole genome shotgun sequence genome, the window cactatatagcctaaaaacatggttataactatgaCATCATTGGTGGTCAGTCTTTGCATCAATAGCTTTGTCTAttaatttgagtggttacatttccccAGCCCCGTGTGTTTTTTACCGAAACCGGGGCGGGAAAAGGCAtggtttcaactgctgattgccgcaTTAAATCATGCCTCGATGTCAATGGGAGATTTCTGTGGAAATTTGAGTTAGGTGTTCAGGTTTTAAGGTATAGGATGCAACCCTTAGCAAAGAGAAGCCATAAGCTTTAGCCTATGTAGTACTGTACCTGAGAAGCTTTTCAATATTAATGTTAGGTTTCAGGTATGAGTAGGTCCCAAGGACCCACCTATTTCAATGTTTTTCTATTAACATTTCAAAAATGGTCAGTCTTGTAATGCCTACTGTTCATGTGCCCCTTTTGTTACAGGTATGACTTGCCAATAAAATATTTATAGTTCTTGCTTCATTTTCTGGTCTCAAACTGTCGTCCAACATGCCTAGATGCTGTTTGCAACCACTCAGTAAATAGGCTCCATTTTCTCCATTTTCATTAAGCACTGAATGATTCACACAATGTATAACTGAAGTGAATGCCATCTAAAAGATATGACAAGTCTACGGCTTCTACTGCATCGTGGATGTATATAGTAAAAGAGACATGACTCCCTCACCTTGTCTGACAGTGTGGTCCAACACTGGTCCCCTACTTTGAGTAAGATTTGCATTCAGGTAAAGCAGAGCATGAATTTGAGTGCCCCATTCAACCTCATACCACAGAACAGACTGCTCTTTCAGTGCGTTTTGCCAGTGTCAAGTGAATTAATGGTTTGCATTCACTTTGAGTGTTCACAATACATAAAGACTACACTGTTGATACATTTGTCATGCTTTTCACATCTGAACAAAATATCTGCATTTTATTCTAATGAATGAGGGAGGGAAGTTGTTATAATAGTGGCAGCTACTAGCCTACTATTATAGAGCCTCAATTGATGTCTTGTCAATCATTATAAACTCACCTATTGGGAGGTATGCTTGGTAAACATGAAAATTATAAAACAAAATTATGCACAACTAACCTATATAGTTTGTCCAAATGCCTATATTTTCATTATTTTAAATGTCATATGAAACCATTAGCAATGGATTATTGTTAGGAAGGCACAACCTTTACATTTGGCCTGTCTCAACCCATGTTAAGGCTGCACATGACGTAACACCCACACTGCAAAGTGTAATGGCGAAATTGAACAATAACAGCCATCGTTTCTCGGTACCATATATATTATGTCGTTAACATTAAAGAAAACAGAATCATTCTTCTGCAGAGTCACATCATGCAACATCTGTAAATTTAACGCGCGCGGGGCTGCGACTAGGAGTATTCTACTGTCTCTGCAAGCGATGACAGTTTAAAACGCGGGTAAGTTTCATGTAATTGCAATACCGTCCATTTTCAATGCCTAACCATTTTCGCAGCAAACTGGTTTGTGCACCTGGTTTTGAAGGGGCGTGGCGGCTGGAATGCAGGGTACCCCACCTCCAGCTAAAGATGCTGATAGCTTAGCAACTACGATAGGGGAAAGCAGACGAGAGCAACACCAATGGATTTACCATTTGTAAGCATCATTCGCAATGTCTGACTATGCACGGAGCATTTTTGTGTGATGACCCGACCATCAACTGTTCTGACACGACTGTAGCGCGAGCTACACCGTGCTATAACTGCTGACTCGAAATGTAAACAAAGGGAGACGGGCCTTTTGCTATTTCTCTCAATGCCTGGTTAGCTGCATTGAAGTTGTCGTTGATAGTGTCAATAACTGTTTTTATTTATGCATGGTGCATGTATTAGTACAAGCAGATCGTAGGTCCATGTGGTCGATCGTGTCTGTTAAACCATAAATGTTTCAAAATATAGAAAAagatgtactgaacaaaaatataaacgcaacatgtaaactgttggtcccatgtttcatgagctgaaataaaaatttCCCGAAATTCTCCTTAAATTaagcacaaaaatattatttctctcaaatgttgtgcagacatttgtttacatccttgttcagtgagcatttatcctttgccaagataatccatccacctgacattgGCAtatcaagctgattaaacagcacaatcattacacaggtgcaccttgtgctggggacaatacaaggccactctaaaatgtgcagttttgtcacacaacacaatgccccaGATGTCACAAGTTTTGAGGaaatgtgcaattggcatgctgactgtaggaatgtccaccagagttgttgccagataatttatgttaatttctctaccgtaagtggcctccaatgttgttttagagaatttaacagtacgtccaaccgtcctcacaacctcagaccatGTGTAGCCATGTGTAACCTGGTTTCTTCATCTGCCGGATTATATGAGACCAGCCATGAaattgaggagtatttctgtctataataaagcccttttgtggggaaaaactaattatgtttggctgggcctggctcctcagTTTCAAATCCATTACCTTtacaaaaattaaaaaattaaacaaATAGAAATAACCATGGTTTTCAagcgcccctgcccagtcgtgtgaaatccatagattagggccaaatacatttatttcaattgactgatttccttatatgaactgtaattcagtaaaatcgttgaaccTATCgaatgttgcgttcatatttttgttcagtataattattTTCTCTTCTAATACAATGACAAGCTTTTTTGAATGCACAATTATCAGGCTAGATGCCATACCATGCCAATTGTTTATTATGGGCAATGGGCTATAATGCCTAAACAAGAACCTAAACAAGAAATACATACTGGCAAATACATCAGATCTGCCAAATTGTCTATCTCTGACCCGACTGACGTAGTATTGTATTAGTGTCATATACAGGAAAAGCAGTGGCCTACTGTCTGCAGTACCTTTCTCTCAGTCTTAATTAAATAGTATTATAGTTTGGTTTCCAAAAGATATTCAGATGGAGACCTGCGCTCACTGATAATCTAGCTTTACCATGTCATCAACACATCAGAAAAATATATAGTAAACTTTTCAAGTTAATTTGGACTCTGACGTTGTTGCCAGGTCTTAGGCGTACTGAGGGAATCATGGCCACGCAAGAACCATCCCCTCCGTCGTCCATGGAGAGCAACAAACCCGGCTTCCCCAAGCAGATCCTGGCCAACAAGCTGGAAGATAAACACCTGTGTAACTGCTGTCAGAAGCTGCTGCGGAGGCCCTTCCAAGCCCAGTGTGGACACCGCTTCTGTTCCTACTGCTTCAATAGGACTGTCAGGTGGGAGTTCAAAGAGTGTATCTCAACTGTATACACTCATCTGTATTTTCTTCTTTAGCTGTAATGTGTAAGTACTGGTCTGGTAAAACCTAAGGAAGAAACTTTAGACTATTGAAATGCACCCCAGGTTATGATGCCTGATGAATATATTACACATTTGACAATACTGACTGTACTGTTATTTTGCACTGTTTGTTGACATAATATTCCCATTACAGAGATGGACCTCAGAAATGCAATGCTTGTATCAAAGAGGACATTTTTGAAGAGCCCACGTCGATTCTAAAACAAGGCTGTGTAAGTTTCTACAATATGCGTCTTTCATTACAGTGCCACTTTATCCTCTCAAAGAAAAAGTAAGATCAAAATGTACCTTCAAATAATATGCGTCCATGTTATTTCGAGCGTGTTCgcttatctcacacacacacacacacacacacacacacacacacacacacacacacacacacacacacacacacacacacacacacacacacacacacacacacacacacacacacctctcaatcATAAATTAAGCATTCGGAAACAGTACAGATTCACTGTAAAGTTAAAAGCCTCAGCAAAATGTTTGTTTGCTCTCACTTCTGCAGGCTTTTCCTGACAACGCAGCTCGACGAGAGGTCGAAAACCTCTCTGTTGTCTGCATCAGCGAAGGCTGTACCTGGAAAGGCAATATTAAAGAATATGAGGTTAGTTGAGTGTGGTTTTAGACTGATTATAAACCTTTTCATCATTCAATGATGCATTTAGACGGACGTTTTTGTTGAAAAAAGAAATGGTGCCACAGATGGTTATAAGCAATGCACCTCAATACTCTATTTGCTTTGCTGTGTTCTTGCTTCACGATCAGTTTGACCGAAGATCCTTGTTTAGGCTGTTCTGAACGTATACTAAAGCCAAATGAATCCTGTCTCTTACAGTTGAGCCACGAGGGGAAGTGTGAGTACATGATCATCCCCTGCCCCTCCTGTAAAGAGCAGATCCGCTTCAACGAACAGGAACGCCACAACGAGCGAGAGTGCCCTGAGAGAACTCTCAACTGCAAGTACTGCAAGGAACCATTCCATTTCAAAAACATCAAGGTGAGAAATAATGCATGCTCTGAGAGAGAACTTCCATCCATCGGTTTATTTGTGAAATCTCTCAAATGGCTGGCTTACGATTGTATCAATTTTGCAAGGAACATTAGGGTCAATATTTGTAAGAAGCTATACAAAAACACGTCCTTTATTTAGGCCCACGACGAGATCTGCCCCAAGTACCCCATGATCTGTGAAGGCTGTGCCAAGAAGAAAATACCCAGGGAGAAGGTGAGTTCTTAAAGTTTCAACACACACAATATAGCCAATTATAGCCAAACGTGACTGAATGCGTTTGGAAAATGCATAACGGAAAAGGAAGCTCAATATTGAGAGAAAATAATCCACTCTCTTTTAAGAAGGTTGATGTTTGAAATAGCTGTAGAACTTGTCAAATCATTGTGTATTGTTTTGTCTTTGGCTCTTTCCCTAGTATGTGGATCACATTAAGTTCTGCAGCAAATTCAGAACTCCATGCAGATTCCATGTTGTTGGGTGTGATATGTCAGTAAGTAGCTTTCTTATCTCTTCAGAGCTATGGTTTTAATGAATCCTAATTAAACAAACGAGGTTGTTACTGTGTAATTACTATTTTACCATGTTATTTCTTAAATAATACATGGTAATAATGCAGTGCTACTGTTAGAACAGCTGTCCTCACCACCTATCTCTGTAcaggtggagaaggagaggatcCATGACCACGAGAGGGCCTGCGCCTACGAGCACCTCAACTTGCTGCTGCACTACATTATGGGCATGAAGGTGAGGATGAGTATGGATGTAGTGGAGCGGAAATGCCCATTACACACACTAAagcagtggtattcaaagtcggGGTCGTAGGGGAACTGCAATGGGGTCGCCCCAAAAATTATTATAAAAGTACAAGATATTATATGGGACTATATAAAAAAGTTGTTGAGAAAGATAatgaaatacaattgtatttagtAGATATATTTATTGGTTTCCTTTTGTTTTGTTAACAGATGAAAACGTAATGAATTGAAGGTTATGTGCTGATGTAAAAATCGAAATGTACCAATTTTATGGTTGTGTAATTAGATTTGGGGTGGGGTCGCGAGAAATTAATGCGAAAAAAATGGGGTCCCCAGAAATTCTGGTGGAAAAAATGGGGTCCctgctgaaaaagtttgaataaCTAAAAGATGGTTGTTtgcattatcatcatcattatcattagCAGACTTGCCTCTGTGTTTACTTTACCCACCTTATTTTCTTCCTCTCCATCCATGAAGGTGAGCATGGAGGGCCTGCAGCCGCAAGGCCTGGAGCTGGCTGGAAACAAGCTCCTGGAGCTCCACCATTCCCTCAGGGAGCTGGAAGCACGCGTCTCCCAGCTCAGCACTACCTCCACCGGGCCTCCCGTGCAGGGGGCCACCAACTCTTCTTCCTCCCCGGGCCTCTCCGGGCCTCCCGCCCTAGCTCTTCCCCTGGCTCCACCTCCCGCCCTGGCCCCCACTCTGACTGTGTCCACCTCCTTCACCCCCCTGCCCAGCTCGGTGGGGGCGGCCCTGGAGCTGCAGCTCCACAGTGAGAAGACCAAGGTGGCGGAGCTGGGACGCAGGTGCACCGACCTGGAGGTGAAGGCGGGGATGTTTGAGAATGTGGTTTGCGTGTTGAACCGAGAGGTGGAGCGCTTTGCCACAACCATGGAGGCCAGTAACAGACAGCACCGCCTAGACCAGGATAAGATCGAGGCCCTGAGCAACAAGGTAGGAAGGCCCTGAAGCAGAAATTAAATTCAGTCATttaatttatatagccctttcccaacattttaattCAATGGCATGACTTACTGGGGTATAAAGCTGGAGGTTCTGAGGTTATTGAATTCATAGAAGCTAACAcatattggtgtgtgtgtctcaggtgcGGCAGCTGGAGAGGACGGTGGGGCTGAAGGACCTTACGGTAGCAGAGATGGAAGGCAGGCTGAGGGAGATATCGGCCACCACATTCGACGGCGTCTTCATCTGGAGGATCTCTGACTTTACCAAGAAGAGACAGGATGCCATCGCTGGCCGAGCCCCTGCCATGTTCTCACCAGGTAAACCTAAACTATTGCAGTCCGTGTTAAGACTGAGACCAAAGGGGCttcgagaccgagtcaagaccgaaacCAGAACAACCATATCGAGACTATATTATATCATAGTAGTGCAAGTCAATATGACTGTGTCAATATGATTTTGTTTCCATAATAATATTTAAATCACAGTTTTTCAGCCTTCTACACCAGTAAATATGGcaataaaatatgtctgttttTCCCCAACAGCGTTCTACACCAGTAAATACGGCTATAAGATGTGTCTGCGGATCTACCTGAACGGGGACGGGACAGGGCGTGGCAGCCACCTGTCTCTGTTCTTTGTGGTGATGAGGGGACTGAGTGATGCTCTGCTCAAATGGCCCTTCAACCAGAAGGTAAGGACCAGGGGACACATTTAGAAAAGGCATAGAATATGCGTTAGAAGGTCATACATTTTACATGCTGTATATTGAAATCCACACGAATCCTGtaatttatacagtaccagtcaaacgtttggacacacacactcattcaagggcttttcttttctttttattattttctacattgtagaataatagtgatgacatctcatcccaaaccatctcaattgggttgaggttgggtgattgtggaggccaggtcatctgatacagcactccatcactttccttcttggtcaaatagctcttacacagcctggaggcttgttgggtcattgccctgttgaaaaacaaatgatacgcccactaagcgcaaaccagatgggatggcgtatcgctgaagaatgctgtggtagccatgctgtttaagtgtgccttgaattctaaataaatcacagacagtgtcaccagcaaagcacaaccacactatcacacctcctcctccatgcttcacggtgggaaccacacatacggagatcatccattcacctactctgtttctcacaaagacacggtggttggaaccaaaaatctcaaatttggactcatcagaccaaaggacagatttccaccggtctaatgtccattgcatgtgtttcttggcccaagcaagtctcttcttcttattggtgtccttaagtagtggtttctttgcagcaattcgaccatgaaggcctgactcacTCAGtggcctctgaacagttgatgttgagatgtgtctgttacttgaactctgtgaagcatttatttgggcttacatttttgaggctggtaacgctaatgaacttatcctctttaGCAGAGGTAaaggaccaaaggacagatttccaccggtctaatgtccattgcttgtgtttcttggcccaaacaagtctcttcttattggtgtcctttagtagtggtttctttgcagcaatttgaccatgaaggcctgattaacgcagtctcctctgaacagttgatgttgagatgtgtctgtgaagcatttatttgggctgcaatttctaatgaacttatcctttgcagcagaggtaactctgtcttcctttcctgtggcggtcctcatgagagccagtttcatcatagcgcttgatggtttttgcaactgcacttgaagaattgcagttgcaaaaactgattgactcaaacgcattaagaaggaaagaaattccacaaattgacttttaataaggcacacctgttaattgaaatgcgttccatgtgactacctcattaagctggttgagagaataccaagagtgtgcaaagctgtcaaggcaaagaaagggtggctactttgaagaaacacaaatataaaatatattttgatttgtataacacttttttggttactgcatgattccatatgtgttatttcatagtttttatgtcttcaatattattctacaatttagaaaatagcaaaaataaggaaaaacccttgaaagagtaggtgtgtcaaaacttttgactggtactgtatatcttcaAATTGATGTGAAAATGTGCAACACAATTTTGATTTTGCATGACACGTGTGATGTATAAATCAGACATGCTTTTgtgggattctctctctctctctctcgttgtcctGGCAGGAAACTCCAAAACATGTCTGTAATGGAGATTATAAATATCTAATTCTATGATTTACTATTACATTTCCCATATCAGACATTGGGGTGTCTTGTAATTACTCTTTTTATCTTTAAATAATCATTAATCAACAAAGAGGTGAAAAGAGGGCGACACGGTCAAGTGTTTTCTCATCTTATGTCAGACAGAGTTGTTGAGGTAGAGTCAGAATGGCAGCTGGCAGGTTTGTGAAGTCATCTGGTTTGCACTCATGAGGTCTATCCCTCAcactttctgtatctctctctgtatctctctcacttCAATTTattttgctttattggcatgacgtaacaatgtacatattgccaaaacttactttggagatttacagtattaacataattaaaataataataaccaaTATTGACAACAGTAACACCAATattcaagggtcaaaataaccatacattgagcAATAACAATACAATAAGCATAGAGGACAGGTTGGTTgttctgtcagacactgtccctcatcttatggcaggcagcaatgtacgtagtgcgctgccaacccacagctgtctacgtcctcccccaacaggatgggtagcctattctcatcagtgtaaaggttgtcaatgtcggtctcctcctcagacgaggaggagcatggatcggaccaagatgcagagtaggaggtattcatgatttaatggcaaaccaacaaaacactacaaattaacaaaacaacaaacgtgactaacctgcaacagtcctgtgtggcccaaacgctgacacaagaacaaacacccacaaaacaccagtgaaaccctggctgccttagtatgactctcaatcagagacaaacgatacacacctgtctctaattgagaatcataccaggccgaacacaaaaccccacatagaaatagaaaacatagactaacccacccaac encodes:
- the LOC129818323 gene encoding TNF receptor-associated factor 2-like, which translates into the protein MATQEPSPPSSMESNKPGFPKQILANKLEDKHLCNCCQKLLRRPFQAQCGHRFCSYCFNRTVRDGPQKCNACIKEDIFEEPTSILKQGCAFPDNAARREVENLSVVCISEGCTWKGNIKEYELSHEGKCEYMIIPCPSCKEQIRFNEQERHNERECPERTLNCKYCKEPFHFKNIKAHDEICPKYPMICEGCAKKKIPREKYVDHIKFCSKFRTPCRFHVVGCDMSVEKERIHDHERACAYEHLNLLLHYIMGMKVSMEGLQPQGLELAGNKLLELHHSLRELEARVSQLSTTSTGPPVQGATNSSSSPGLSGPPALALPLAPPPALAPTLTVSTSFTPLPSSVGAALELQLHSEKTKVAELGRRCTDLEVKAGMFENVVCVLNREVERFATTMEASNRQHRLDQDKIEALSNKVRQLERTVGLKDLTVAEMEGRLREISATTFDGVFIWRISDFTKKRQDAIAGRAPAMFSPAFYTSKYGYKMCLRIYLNGDGTGRGSHLSLFFVVMRGLSDALLKWPFNQKVTLMLLDQSNREHIIDAFRPDITSSSFQRPVSEMNIASGCPLFCPLSKLDAKNSYIRDDTIFIKAIVDLTGL